One Dromiciops gliroides isolate mDroGli1 chromosome 3, mDroGli1.pri, whole genome shotgun sequence DNA segment encodes these proteins:
- the PIGV gene encoding GPI mannosyltransferase 2: MQLGEPSQKDVLRFAVVCRSLTLVLQALFNVLIPDHAADAFLPPRLEPTGFEDQLVEWLLGGLSRWDAEHFLFIAEHGYIYEHSFAFFPGFPLALRTGAELLGWPLQGLLTLRSRLLLTAALLNSLCSVLAALALYELGCQVLRCHRLALLSALLFCLSPANVFLASGYSESLFALLVFSAMSQLERGRRGWSTLLFAFATGVRSNGLINVGFLLHTQCRHFLSSPSSGPLPGTLWRLLRLVAFLLLMALGIGLPFALFQLYAYSQFCWPHSPRLIPAPFLQLAKDKGYRVPAGDQPSWCTWRLPLIYSYVQDVYWNVGFLRYFELRQVPNFLLAAPVVVLGAWAAWIYVTANLWNCLTLGLLRNEGRGDKKSGKPPPGFHSPQVFVYVAHSSALLLFGALCMHVQVLTRFLGSSTPIVYWFPAHLLQDWEPLLWTQETVPGKTPAVGSVVGPGASKNPIWGLLCKWSACSRVTWAILGYFLSYWLLGLLLHCNFLPWT; this comes from the exons ATGCAGCTTGGGGAGCCATCCCAGAAAGATGTGCTGAGGTTCGCAGTAGTCTGCCGCTCCTTGACGTTGGTCCTCCAG GCTCTGTTCAATGTGCTCATCCCTGATCATGCCGCAGACGCCTTCTTGCCACCCCGCCTGGAGCCCACCGGTTTTGAGGACCAGCTCGTGGAGTGGCTCCTGGGGGGCTTGTCCCGCTGGGATGCGGAGCACTTCCTCTTCATCGCAGAGCACGGCTACATCTACGAGCACAGCTTTGCCTTTTTCCCGGGCTTCCCCCTGGCCCTGCGCACAGGGGCTGAGCTGCTGGGGTGGCCGCTTCAGGGGCTGCTCACCCTCCGCAGTCGCCTCTTGCTCACTGCTGCCCTGCTTAACAGCCTGTGCTCGGTGCTAGCGGCCTTGGCACTCTATGAGCTGGGCTGCCAGGTGTTGCGCTGCCACCGCCTGGCCCTCCTCTCGGCCCTGCTCTTCTGCCTCAGTCCCGCCAATGTCTTCCTGGCGTCGGGCTACTCCGAGAGCCTCTTTGCCCTCCTGGTCTTCAGTGCCATGAGCCAGCTGGAGAGGGGCCGAAGGGGCTGGAGCACTCTCCTCTTTGCCTTCGCCACTGGCGTGCGTTCCAATGGGCTCATCAATGTCGGCTTCCTTCTCCACACCCAGTGCCGGCACTTTTTGTCTTCTCCTTCCTCGGGACCCCTTCCTGGGACCCTGTGGAGGCTGCTGAGGCTGGTGGCCTTTCTGCTGCTGATGGCCCTTGGGATTGGCCTTCCCTTTGCTCTGTTCCAGCTCTATGCCTACAGCCAGTTCTGCTGGCCCCATTCACCCCGCCTCATCCCAGCGCCCTTTTTACAGCTGGCCAAGGACAAGGGGTACCGGGTCCCAGCAGGCGACCAGCCCAGCTGGTGCACCTGGCGCCTGCCCCTCATCTACAGCTATGTCCAGGATGTCTACTGGAATGTAGGCTTCTTAAGGTACTTTGAGCTCCGGCAGGTGCCCAACTTCCTGCTGGCAGCACCGGTGGTAGTGCTGGGGGCCTGGGCAGCCTGGATCTATGTGACTGCCAACCTCTGGAACTGCCTTACGCTTGGGCTTCTGAGGAATGAGGGCAGAGGTGACAAGAAGTCGGGGAAGCCTCCCCCCGGATTCCACAGCCCACAGGTGTTTGTGTACGTGGCCCATTCTTCCGCTCTTCTGCTGTTTGGAGCCCTGTGCATGCATGTGCAG GTTCTCACCAGGTTCTTGGGCTCCTCCACTCCCATTGTGTACTGGTTTCCAGCTCACCTGCTTCAGGACTGGGAGCCCCTTTTGTGGACTCAAGAGACTGTTCCTGGGAAGACCCCTGCTGTGGGCTCTGTGGTGGGACCAGGGGCCTCAAAGAATCCGATTTGGGGCCTTCTCTGCAAATGGAGTGCTTGCTCTAGAGTCACATGGGCCATTCTGGGCTATTTCCTCTCTTACTGGCTCCTGGGACTGCTCCTGCACTGTAATTTCCTGCCTTGGACATGA